From the Candidatus Krumholzibacteriia bacterium genome, one window contains:
- a CDS encoding T9SS type A sorting domain-containing protein codes for MQAGHRVRALRGFLPFVALTLGSPAPGPATGFATGQDPKPIPPHRGFAPLPHVEARLLFVYFPQAPAGRDSLLPAWSTWLVEELTAFVRVMSRGQQVLSLEITKRPGADSTKAWRAPNPAVTYQANDDYGLLNNQIMQIVHDTYPPVAGVNYWDPVNMVFVITYESPFFGGRGGGFDRLGWVDVPGFLECGGIGCVKRGETQRLFTFDSMTSPTNDRVAQGAAHEYGHILFANSHSPYTGWPLPVEGPGTPPGQCHLPPVTEYVNMGRYDLLKALQPADSRPNEGLVPFHPVWLMQPEPVQAGFAWVPVREITSDTRGLRIPEIRGPQGTIFKIVPANSPQHLDQYFIVANYQGAASSIYDAKLLGTGLLVWHVLPDRAWDLESAWGKRPGLGVAGRDTLESDWCYEGFAGDFFTDSPPPGLPMHVDFGPGTNPNTNLYSEDLYTSAQSVRTSVAIENIRRDPFSTDMLADIYLSPKQYVVTPNGGEFIASGQNVIVTWLRRDVAKITSVDVALSFDGGLSYPLVHSALPNTGSHDFGGLGGTSDRMRFRVTSHDSLAVASDVSDTTFAVWDILESSVLPSVSKFCRNGNHLVKLDVSWQTSVPTDRGSDKLDVFFPTHSAPCAGTPSSTKSGGSGGTNHRLVWQGVCQRGVFKYRLKSKKATGETVSDCRHFTISSCRHCPENDPNDGGSTAPTMITSAPVEVFLRPTNPVHSSCSLEFGVDRPAQVSLIIYDVAGRRVRILAQGRFETGVYAYPWDLQGQGGGELAAGIYFAKLTVGSRIVTKKVLVAK; via the coding sequence ATGCAAGCCGGCCACCGCGTCCGGGCGCTCCGGGGGTTCCTACCCTTCGTTGCCCTGACCCTTGGCTCTCCCGCTCCTGGCCCGGCCACAGGTTTCGCAACCGGCCAGGATCCAAAGCCCATTCCCCCGCACCGTGGTTTCGCGCCGCTCCCGCATGTCGAGGCCAGGCTCCTTTTCGTCTATTTCCCGCAAGCCCCCGCGGGTCGAGACAGCCTCCTGCCGGCATGGAGCACCTGGCTCGTCGAGGAGCTGACGGCTTTCGTTCGGGTCATGTCTCGCGGTCAGCAAGTCCTCAGTCTCGAGATCACGAAGCGGCCTGGCGCTGATTCGACCAAAGCATGGCGGGCGCCGAATCCGGCGGTGACGTATCAGGCAAACGACGATTACGGTCTTCTCAACAACCAGATCATGCAAATAGTCCACGACACCTATCCGCCTGTTGCCGGTGTGAACTACTGGGATCCGGTGAACATGGTCTTCGTGATCACTTACGAGAGCCCGTTCTTCGGAGGCAGAGGGGGTGGATTCGACCGTCTGGGTTGGGTCGACGTGCCGGGCTTCCTCGAGTGCGGGGGGATTGGATGCGTGAAGCGGGGAGAAACGCAGCGCTTGTTCACGTTCGATTCGATGACGAGCCCAACGAATGATCGTGTCGCTCAAGGGGCTGCGCACGAATACGGGCACATTCTCTTCGCAAACAGTCACTCACCTTACACCGGCTGGCCGCTGCCTGTGGAAGGCCCCGGGACGCCACCTGGTCAGTGCCACCTACCTCCCGTCACAGAGTATGTGAACATGGGTCGATACGATTTGCTGAAGGCGTTGCAGCCGGCCGATTCACGGCCGAACGAAGGCTTGGTACCTTTCCACCCGGTCTGGTTGATGCAACCGGAGCCCGTCCAGGCGGGGTTCGCTTGGGTTCCCGTACGAGAGATCACCAGCGACACGCGAGGCCTCCGGATCCCGGAGATTCGCGGACCGCAGGGGACGATCTTCAAGATCGTGCCGGCGAACTCACCGCAGCATCTGGACCAGTACTTCATCGTCGCCAACTACCAGGGCGCGGCGAGCTCGATCTACGACGCCAAACTCCTCGGCACCGGGCTCTTGGTCTGGCATGTCCTCCCCGATCGGGCTTGGGATCTGGAGAGTGCCTGGGGAAAACGTCCTGGTCTCGGCGTGGCCGGAAGGGACACTTTGGAATCGGATTGGTGCTACGAGGGATTCGCCGGCGACTTCTTCACCGACTCGCCGCCTCCAGGGCTCCCCATGCACGTGGACTTCGGCCCCGGGACCAACCCGAACACCAACCTCTACTCCGAGGATCTCTACACCTCAGCCCAGTCCGTACGGACCAGTGTAGCCATCGAGAACATCAGGAGGGATCCGTTCTCAACCGACATGTTGGCTGATATCTACCTCAGTCCGAAGCAGTACGTCGTCACTCCGAATGGGGGAGAGTTCATCGCGAGCGGTCAGAACGTCATCGTCACCTGGCTCCGTCGCGATGTGGCGAAGATCACCTCCGTCGACGTCGCGCTCTCCTTCGATGGCGGCCTGAGCTATCCGCTCGTGCATTCCGCCCTGCCCAACACCGGCTCGCACGACTTCGGTGGCCTGGGGGGAACCAGTGACCGGATGAGGTTTCGTGTAACCAGTCATGATTCGCTGGCGGTCGCGAGCGACGTTTCCGATACGACCTTCGCCGTTTGGGACATTTTGGAATCGAGCGTGCTGCCCAGCGTGTCAAAGTTCTGCCGCAACGGCAATCACTTGGTGAAGCTCGACGTCTCCTGGCAGACGAGCGTGCCGACCGACCGCGGCTCCGACAAGCTCGACGTGTTCTTCCCCACGCACTCGGCACCATGCGCCGGAACGCCCTCCAGCACGAAGTCCGGCGGCTCTGGCGGGACGAACCACCGACTCGTGTGGCAAGGTGTCTGTCAAAGGGGCGTGTTCAAATACCGGCTGAAGAGCAAGAAGGCCACCGGTGAGACGGTCTCGGATTGTCGTCACTTCACCATCTCGTCGTGCCGTCACTGCCCCGAAAACGACCCCAACGACGGTGGGAGTACGGCCCCGACGATGATCACGTCGGCGCCGGTCGAAGTCTTCCTTCGCCCCACGAACCCGGTTCACTCCTCGTGCAGTCTCGAATTCGGCGTCGACCGGCCGGCACAGGTCTCGCTGATAATCTACGATGTCGCAGGGCGCCGAGTCCGGATTCTCGCGCAGGGCAGGTTCGAAACCGGGGTGTATGCGTATCCATGGGATCTTCAGGGCCAGGGTGGTGGCGAGCTGGCAGCCGGTATCTACTTCGCCAAACTGACCGTGGGAAGCAGGA